Genomic DNA from Methanosarcinales archaeon:
TGTGCGAGATCGGTAAGTCTGCATACCGGGGCTCGGAGGTAATTTACCCCCAGCCCTACGGGATCACTACTTCGGCTTCTGAAAAGGACTATCCAATAGATCTGAGCCATTTCACCATCCTGGGGACCGCAGTAGGGGCTCATGGAATTGAGGCAAACAGCGAAGTTGCCATTTTCCCGAACGTGAACCTTGAGGTGGCAATCGGCAAGGATAAGAACATTAAACTGAGACTGCCGTTCATCATTCCAGGTCTTGGCAGCACAGCAGTTGCCAGCAATAACTGGGACGGACTTGCCATTGGTTCTGCCATGGCAGGCATACCTCTGACAATTGGCGAAAATGTGTGCGGTATGGACCCTGACTCTGTCATAGAGAATGGAAGGGTGGTGCATTCACCTGACCTTGCCAGCAGGGTCAAACTGTACAAGGACTGGCAGCGGGACGGATACGGTGACATCATTCTTCAGGCCAATGTGGAGGATACGGGCCTGGGCGTCCAGGAGTATGGTCTGGAAAAACTGGGTGTGGAGACCGTTGAACTGAAATGGGGCCAGGGAGCCAAGGATATTGGCGGCGAGGTAAAGCTCAATACCCTGGATCGGGCACAGCTGCTGCGCAGACGTGGGTATGTTGTATTGCCTGATCCAATGGATCCTGACGTTATTGCTGCTTTCAATACTGGCAGTTTCCATGAGTTCGAGAGGCACAGCCGGATCGGCATGGTGACAGAGGAAGGATTCATGAGCCGTGTAAAGGAACTGAGAGATGCCGGTGCCAAGCACGTGTTCCTAAAGACCGGTGCATACAGGCCGGCAGACCTGGCCAGGGCAGTGAAGTATGCCAGCAAGGCTGAACTTGACCTGCTTACCGTGGACGGTGCCGGCGGCGGTACAGGTATGAGTCCCTGGAGAATGATGAACGAATGGGGTATGCCCCAGGTTGAGATCTACTCACTGCTGTACCAGTATCTGAAGAAGCTGGACGATCGCGGCGAGTATGTGCCCGACGTAGCTGTAGCAGGCGGTATTACCCTTGAGGACCAGGTCGTGAAGGCACTGGCTCTGGGAGCACCGTACTTCAAGCTAGTCGGTATGGCCAGGGCACCCCTGGCAGCGGCCATGGTTGGCAAGACCATTGGCAGTAAGATCAATGAGGGACGCGTACCTGTGTATATCAGCAGGTTCGGCAAATCTGTTGATGAGATATTCATATCAGCTCCTGAACTGAAGAAGATGTATAATGGCAGATATGACGGGATCCCGCCAGGTGCTATAGGTGTGTACACGTACTTCCAGAGGCTTGCTCAGGGTATGCGTCAGATGATGACAGGCAACAGGAAGTTCGCTCTGCAATATATTGAAAGAGACGATATTGCAGCCCTTACCAGAGAAGCGGCTGAGGTTTCCGGCATCTCCCATGTGATGGATGTGGACAAGGACGAAGTGGAAACGATCCTGAATTCCTGAATCGGATAGTTACTTTGACCGGGGGTTTTCCCGGTCGGCTTTTTTTTTATTTTTTAATGCTATTTTAAAGACCTTAATGACCTTTTGGTTCATATCAATGGATAATCTTATGGTAAATTCTTATAAAATAAAACTGGCAAAAAGGTATTCAGATTTATTGAAAAACGTGCTGGACGATAATTTAATTTCAACTTTTTTATACGGTTCAGTGGTTCGAAATGAGGATAACGAATCAAGTGATATTGATCTAATGGCGATTGTTAATAAAAGTCCTGCTGCTGAGCAATTGAAGATTCTTGGAGAATCCGGGCGATTTAATGAAATTAAGGGTTTTGGAGATTTCAAGGATATTTCCTGTGCAATTCTGACACAAGATAACTTTTTAAATCTTCTCGAACTGGGTGCACCAAGGGAAGCAGTCAACCCTCTAAGAGAAGCTGTTGTATTATTGGATACCGGATTTATTGAAGGTCTTAAGAAGCAACTCGAAGACGGTTATATTTCTCTGAGGAAAGATGCATACCGGGATTATTTACGATATGGGGATATCCGCCGATCATATCTGATGAGAAGTATTGAGAATGAGGACCTGGAGGCCGCCCGCTCAGATGCTGCGGCGGCTGCGTCTCATTATCTGCGTGCGTATTTTCTTTGTGAGGCTGGAGAGATGATTGTCTCAAAGAGGGCGCTGGTTGAGGGGATACATGAGGGGTGTCCTGGGATTGCGAGGGTGTATGATGGGGTTTTTGGGGGGGAGCTTGATGTGGATGTTGTATTGGATTCGCTGGATGAGATAAGGGAGTGGGTGACTGAGCATATTTTTGCTTTGAAAAACCGCGGATGAACGCAAATATTGGAATAATTATTACTAAATACTTTCACAACGCACTAAGTAATATTTTATTAGTGATGTGTTCTCTTTGAATGCCAGGGAGAAAAGAATAACAACCTATTTGACTTTATAAAAGATGTAATCAAAAAGTGCTGAAGCCATATGAACAATAATATAATTGCACCAAATATTATAGATAACAGCCCAGATAGGGAATTCATAAAGGTTGTTAAAGACCAACTTAAAAGATCTAAGGAAGCAAAATTTGCCATTGGTTATTTCTTCCTTAGCGGTTTCTCACTTGTAAATGATGATTTTCCTGAACCTGATAGATATACAAGTGAACCATTTTTGCAGATTGTAATGGGGGATGAAACCACTTATCCGACAAAAGAAGAATTGGTTGCAGGATATAATTTAAAAGATATCTTCAAACAACGGATGATAGAAGAACTACAAAAAACTGAACCGAATGAAGAAAAAATAATACATCTTTCAACTCTTAGAGAGTTTATAGCCAATAATATTATCGATGTAAGGCTTTTTGACAAGTCAAGACTTCATGCAAAGTTGTATTTGTTCTTAACCAGTCCTGATGAAGAATTCTCATCTCCAGGTCTGGCTGCTGTGGGTTCATCTAATTTTACCTCAAGTGGTCTAACTACAAACAGGGAATTGAATGTGTTACTTACTTCAAGGGAAGAAGTTCGGTATTTAGAAAAGTGGTTTGATAATCTTTGGGAAGATGCAATTGAATTCAGAGAAGACTTATTGAAGGTTATTGACCTTTCAGGAGTTTTGCCAGACAGTCCTTATCCAAAGATAGGTCAGATGGTAGAACCTGAAATATTGTTTAAGTATCTTGTTTATAACTGGTTTGAAGGACGTGTTTTAAATCTACTTAAGAAAGATATTCTGATGGAATTTCAGCTTGTTGGAGTGGTGAATGCTGTCAATATACTCAATTTCTATAATGGTGTTATACTGGCGGATTCTGTAGGATTGGGTAAGAGTTTTATGGCTTCTGCTGTAATTGAGGAATTCATTTATGGAAAACACCCCACATGGACTGCAAATGATGAAAAAGAACCTTCTGTCTTATTGATTTTACCACCTTCTGTAATATCTCAATGGGAAGAGTTATTGATTGGTGAGATAGGTGAGGATATAAGGATTCGATTATCTTCAGGCGAAAAAGTGAATGTTACTTCTGGTTATTTCCTTACAAACAGGTTAAAGAAAGTCA
This window encodes:
- a CDS encoding NgoFVII family restriction endonuclease; amino-acid sequence: MNNNIIAPNIIDNSPDREFIKVVKDQLKRSKEAKFAIGYFFLSGFSLVNDDFPEPDRYTSEPFLQIVMGDETTYPTKEELVAGYNLKDIFKQRMIEELQKTEPNEEKIIHLSTLREFIANNIIDVRLFDKSRLHAKLYLFLTSPDEEFSSPGLAAVGSSNFTSSGLTTNRELNVLLTSREEVRYLEKWFDNLWEDAIEFREDLLKVIDLSGVLPDSPYPKIGQMVEPEILFKYLVYNWFEGRVLNLLKKDILMEFQLVGVVNAVNILNFYNGVILADSVGLGKSFMASAVIEEFIYGKHPTWTANDEKEPSVLLILPPSVISQWEELLIGEIGEDIRIRLSSGEKVNVTSGYFLTNRLKKV
- a CDS encoding FMN-binding glutamate synthase family protein, translating into MSLTRINATAATLTKNRTEGSVSPLSGMCVTCVDGCIGMCEIGKSAYRGSEVIYPQPYGITTSASEKDYPIDLSHFTILGTAVGAHGIEANSEVAIFPNVNLEVAIGKDKNIKLRLPFIIPGLGSTAVASNNWDGLAIGSAMAGIPLTIGENVCGMDPDSVIENGRVVHSPDLASRVKLYKDWQRDGYGDIILQANVEDTGLGVQEYGLEKLGVETVELKWGQGAKDIGGEVKLNTLDRAQLLRRRGYVVLPDPMDPDVIAAFNTGSFHEFERHSRIGMVTEEGFMSRVKELRDAGAKHVFLKTGAYRPADLARAVKYASKAELDLLTVDGAGGGTGMSPWRMMNEWGMPQVEIYSLLYQYLKKLDDRGEYVPDVAVAGGITLEDQVVKALALGAPYFKLVGMARAPLAAAMVGKTIGSKINEGRVPVYISRFGKSVDEIFISAPELKKMYNGRYDGIPPGAIGVYTYFQRLAQGMRQMMTGNRKFALQYIERDDIAALTREAAEVSGISHVMDVDKDEVETILNS
- a CDS encoding nucleotidyltransferase domain-containing protein, with the protein product MTFWFISMDNLMVNSYKIKLAKRYSDLLKNVLDDNLISTFLYGSVVRNEDNESSDIDLMAIVNKSPAAEQLKILGESGRFNEIKGFGDFKDISCAILTQDNFLNLLELGAPREAVNPLREAVVLLDTGFIEGLKKQLEDGYISLRKDAYRDYLRYGDIRRSYLMRSIENEDLEAARSDAAAAASHYLRAYFLCEAGEMIVSKRALVEGIHEGCPGIARVYDGVFGGELDVDVVLDSLDEIREWVTEHIFALKNRG